Part of the bacterium genome, CTGCCCGCCGTGCCGGCCGCGTACCTGCACTGCCGCAGCGCGGCACTCGACACCATGCGGCAGGACAAGAGCCTCTACCGCATGACCTCCCTGACCGGACAGAACCAGCACGGCATTGACCGCATGCCTCCGAACCTGCCCATGGCCCGTGGCTTCCAGGACCTGCAGGGCTCGGATTCGCTGATCTTCCGCGGCTACACCGAGTTGTGGAACACCATCCCCAAGGATACGGCCAGCAATCCGATGGCGGACTCGCCACTGCTGGACTTGCTGAACTGCAAGTACCTGGTGACGTCCCTCGACCTGAGCAAGACGCCGGGCTGGCGGAAGGTAACGAACGACGAGGTGGGGGTGTGGGAGAACACCGAGGTGCTGCCGCGCGCGTTTGTGCCGGCGGCCTTCGAGGCGGTGCCGCTCGATCAGCAGCTCACGAAGATGGCGCACGACTTCGACCCGCGCCAAGTGGCGTACATGGACCTGGCATGGTGGTCATCCTCTCTGCCGAGCGGGCCGGGGATACCACTGCCGGCCCCGGGGTTCAAGACCAGCAGCGGGTTCCGGCCCTTGCAGGTGTCGAACGAGGGCCCGAACGTCGTGAGCGTCAGTGGCTTTGCCGCCGACGAACTCTTCGTGCTGGGCGACATGTGGTACCCAGGCTGGCACGCGTATGCCGGCGAGCGCGAGACAACGCTCATCAGGAGCGATGGCATGCTCCGCGCTTCGGCTCCTGACGGGCAGCCGCGGGTCCGCTTCGTGTACTTCCCGGCCTCGTTCGCGGTCGGGGCGTTCGTGACGTGTCTGTGTGTGATGCTGATTGCGTGCGGGTTGGTGATGGGGAGGAGGGGAGGGTGGTGAAGCGTGCCAAAAAACACGGCGTCCTCACCCCTACCCCTCTCCCTCGCTCCGCTGCGCTTCGCTCCGGAGAGGGGAACGGCAGCGGCAACGGCGTCCTACCCCCTACCCCCTCCCTGCAGGGAGGGGGAACGGCTGACGACACGCGGCGTGCCAACCGCTGGCTCGGGCTGGGACTCGGCGCCTTCACGCTCGCGTTGCTGCTGGCGACCGCGGGGGACATTGGGCTGACCTATGATGAGCCGGTCTACTCGTCGCGGGCGATGCGGGCCGGGCAGTGGCTCGGGCTTGTCCTCACGGCGCCGTCCGTCGCGTTCGAGCGCGACACCATTGACCGCCTGTGGGACGCCACGGGCGACGAGCAGGCCGGGCTGCTGAAGCTGATCGCCTGGCCCGCCGCCATGGCCGCTTCCCCGTTCGCGCCGTCGCTGGCCGCCCTCCGGGCCGGGACCATGCTCATCGTCGCCGTCTTCATCGGCTTCATGTTCGTCTTCCTGGCGAACACGCGGGGGCGGCTGGAGGCGGCGTTCGCCTGCCTCGCGCTCATCTTCATGCCTCGCGTCTTCACCCACCTGCATCTGCTGACGATGGACGCGCCGGTGATGGCGTTCTCGTTCCTGGCGGTAGCGGCCGCGTACCTGGCGGCGCTGCATGGGCCGGAGCAACGCCCCAAGTGCTGGCTGTGGGTGGCGCTGCTGGGGCTGGGCTTCGGTGCGGCGATCTCGTGCAAGGCCAACGGCTGGTTCGTGCCGTTCATCGTGCTGCCGTGGCTGCTGCTCATGCGTCGCTGGCGCGTGCTGGCCGCGGCGCTGGTCAGCATGGCCATCCTCGGGTCGCTGGTGTTCCTCGCCACCTGGCCCTGGCTGTGGTTCGATACCGCCGCGCGCGTGGCGCGGTACTTCAGCTTCTTTGTCAAGCACTACCCGATCGGGGTGGAGTACTTCGGCCAGGTCTATGGCGTGGCGCCGTGGCACTACCCGCTCGTGATGTTGGCCATCACGACACCGCTGGTGGTGCTGGGGTTGGCGGTGGTGGGGGTGGTGAAGGCGGGAATAGGCGACGGCAACGGCGTCCTCACCCCTGCCCCTCTCCCTCGCTCCGCTGCGTTGCGCTCCGGAGAGGGGAACAGCGACGGCAGCGGGGGTGGGACGCCGTGCGACGGCGGCCTCCTGCTGCTCATGCTCTGGGCCGTCATCGTCAACCTCGTCCCCGCCATGCTGCCCTCGTCGCCCAAGTACAATGGCGTGCGGCTGTTTCTGCCTGTCTTCCCGCCCCTGGCGGTGCTCGCTGCGGCCGGGTTCGGCTGGGCGGCGCGCGGGCTGGCGACGAGGTTGGCGCGCGACCTGCGCGAGCGGCGCCTCGTGCTCGTGTTGCTGCTGCTCGTGGCACTGCTGCCACAGGTATACATGACCACCAGCGTCCACCCCTTCGGCATGTCCTACTACA contains:
- a CDS encoding glycosyltransferase family 39 protein → MKRAKKHGVLTPTPLPRSAALRSGEGNGSGNGVLPPTPSLQGGGTADDTRRANRWLGLGLGAFTLALLLATAGDIGLTYDEPVYSSRAMRAGQWLGLVLTAPSVAFERDTIDRLWDATGDEQAGLLKLIAWPAAMAASPFAPSLAALRAGTMLIVAVFIGFMFVFLANTRGRLEAAFACLALIFMPRVFTHLHLLTMDAPVMAFSFLAVAAAYLAALHGPEQRPKCWLWVALLGLGFGAAISCKANGWFVPFIVLPWLLLMRRWRVLAAALVSMAILGSLVFLATWPWLWFDTAARVARYFSFFVKHYPIGVEYFGQVYGVAPWHYPLVMLAITTPLVVLGLAVVGVVKAGIGDGNGVLTPAPLPRSAALRSGEGNSDGSGGGTPCDGGLLLLMLWAVIVNLVPAMLPSSPKYNGVRLFLPVFPPLAVLAAAGFGWAARGLATRLARDLRERRLVLVLLLLVALLPQVYMTTSVHPFGMSYYNALIGGLHGAQQQGMEPTYWGDAYVAALPWLNEHAPQGARVWVNVAGFVSSVQIYQQFGMLRSDLQLTGGEAAFHGADLYLVMNKPTELGDLGKEIMGAGKALYVKELDEVPLVWVFGPYK